The DNA region CAGTCTTTCCATCGTAGCTGATGTGTCATGTCCTGTCATGAAAAATAAGGAACAATTAATGATCATGTATACTGTCCCAGGGGTCCTGAACTCTGCAGGGGCAATGCTAGAAATTCCATCAACCAGATATGTGAGCATATGAGGGAGACCAAACTTTTTTGAAATGATTGAACTTACTGAGCGATTGAAGTTGTTATTACGCATCACTTCCAGTACATGAAGATTTGTCTACATAGTTACTATCTTTAGATAATGTTGATCTTACCTACCGGTATGCTAGGTGCAGCAACCCAATGGAAAGGATGCATGCGAGCAGGACAAGGATGCATGCAGATGGAGCTAAGCCTTCACAACATAGAGAATAGAACATGGGGCATTATGAAGATGAAATTTACAAAAGCACAGGTTACTACATGCACTTGTAGATACATTTCCCAGATGCAGAACATGGAACATGATTATGAGGCTGCGCTAATCAATGTGTCAAGTAAATCTGGTTACAAATGGTTAGCTGAGATACAGTACATTTTCCTCACACTATAGGGATCTGTTAGGTGTCTCAGCTGATCAATTACAATCAGCTTCAATTTAGAACGGTCCAGTCTATTACATACTATTACATATGACATAGCTCAAATTTTAATGGTCATTTGATCCCCATGGCATAAGCTGAAAGACCCATTTTAGATTCTGAATGTAATATCTGATTGCAAGTGAGAATCTGAGACACATGGTGTAAACAAAATGTATCTATCTCAAATGTAGTCAGATACACTGCCTTGGTTTTCCCCTATTCTGGTCTGCCCAACTGGACTCCACTCAATTTTTACTCCACACCAGTCGTGGTTCCCTGTCATAATATTTACCAAACACATTCTACAGTAGCAATTAGtaacagtagtaggcctactaattggAGTCTAAGGTAAGATGGCTACATCATAGCCACacttttgcagttgcaacatgAAAGCTGAACATGAGAAAGATGAGATAAACAACCACTGACTGCACACATCACAGATGGTTTTGACATTATAAGAGTCCATAATACAGAATATGAATATGTTTTGCATGGACACTATACCAACAACTGGATTAGGTCAAGGTATTTTTTTAATTACGTATTGTTTTAATGGGGAAAGGCCAGTGTTTCAACCAGTACAGTGTTCAAGGTGAACCCATATGTTGTGCCCCTAAGCTAGGCCTATAGGACTATAATGGATTTGGGCATAACCTATTACAGCAGATGGCCAATTGGTGTTCACTTCTTGCTGAAAgcactcaactatatcataacaacaaaCTTGATATGACATTCCACAAAGTTGTAAGCAACTAAGTAATATTACAGTAAGAATTGGTCATTACAAGCTCTGCGTGAAGGGGTTAAACATTAGGGCAGGActtgtctggagagagagagagagagaggagagagagagagaggagagagagggagagagagagagagagagagagagagagagagagagagagagagagagagaatgcaagggagaaatgggaagaggggggagagagagattaccaCAGTAAGAAACAAGAGACTGCACCACATACCTCCATTGTACGCTGGCTGTTTGTAAGCTGAACGACATTTTCCTGAGCAACAGCATTGTGGCTGGACTATGGGAGAAAAATAGCAAATATCGACGTATTACTATAATAACTTAATGCTTAATGCACATTTAAGTCTTGATAATATGTccatcaggggcggagtggcccaccttttcccaccgggagaattttccccttggcggccctctttaaaaaacaaaaaaaccacaaaaaaaaccaaatcgaacaacatggtttcctaaccaaaaagacaaaagccacgaaatctgcagtcgtactacatgtgaacattagtgttgtcaaaatatcaacctgaattggagaatttagcctacaccttgtaAATGCCANNNNNNNNNNNNNNNNNNNNNNNNNNNNNNNNNNNNNNNNNNNNNNNNNNNNNNNNNNNNNNNNNNNNNNNNNNNNNNNNNNNNNNNNNNNNNNNNNNNNTTTGTAATAACGACGTGATTACTCCTGGCTGTAGATGACATGGGGCAATGAGAGAAGaggaattttaagagcctgtgccAACAGTGGGACATGATCTGCGCAGAGACCGACACATTGGCACAACCCATACGAAAAGGTAAGGCTTAATTTACTTTCAGGTGATTTATGGTATTATTCTGTTTCATAACCTCATTTATGGTCCTTTCAACCTGTAAATAACAACACTGCACTTGATTTGTCTTGTCTTCTTATTGGTCTACAGGCCTTTGTGTTTAATGTCTTGTTGCAAATTTAATGGCCCCTTACAGTTGAAGTTAAAATACTTGATCCATTACAGATTCAGACATGCCCAGTACAGGAgaggggacagacatcactgtttTGTGGGCAGCAGACCTGTACaggctccagccctgtgtgtcacagctaCAGATGCCTGCGCTGCATGCCCAGACGCCCCGGCCCCCCTCACCatcgctccagccctgtgtgtcacaactccacacccctgcgctgctggcccagacgccccggcccccctcgccatcgctccagccctgtgtgtcacagctccacacccctgcgctgctggcccagacgccccggcccccctcgtcatcgctccagccctgtgtgtcacagctccacacccctgcgctgctggcccagccTCCTCTGGCCCCCTCGCCAtcactccagccctgtgtgtcacagctccaGACACCTGCGCAACCGGCCCagcctcctctacccctctcgccatcgctccagccctgtgtgtcacagctcaagacccctgcgctgctggcccagacgCCCCGGCCCCCTTCGCCATCGCTCCAGTCCTGTCTGTCACAGCTCAAGacccctgcgctgctggcccagacgccccggcccccctcgccatcgctccagccttgtgtgtcacagctcaagacccctgcgctgctggcccagacgccccggcccccctcgccatcgctccagccctgtgtgtcacagctccagacgcctgcgctgctggcccagccTCCTCTGGCCCCCTCGCCAtcactccagccctgtgtgtaacAGCTCGAGAcgcctgcgctgctggcccagccTCCTCTGCCCCACGCGCCAGACGCCTGCACCATGGCCTCCTCCTGCCCTCAGCTCTACCAGCTCCTGGTCCGTCTCAAGTCCAGCCATCACAGCTGGTAAGCATACTCATTTAAAAACAAATGACCTATTCTACTCATTCTACAAGTGACCTATACTCATTATTGCACATAAAGGTATATCCCCATAATGTATGCCGTACCATCTGAGTAATAGTCTGTaaaagtcattgaaaggttaattaccattgtaatactatgacataacacacagcctttagtactgtgctctgtactgtattgtgtggctctgtcattgccattctggtaacaacaaatttataacgctgtgtttcaaTGGGTTAACTAACTTTAAATAACCTACATGACATATGAATAGGGTTATCCGCTTTATAATTTTTGTTTAATATTGTCATTAACTATTTTGTTTTAGGTAGGCTGTCGGTGAACACGGGATGCCAAGCATGGACAAGTTGGACAACCTGGCTGAATAAATTGTGGAGCTGCACCATGAAGCCTCCCTGACCCACCCCCTGCATTTTCAATACCACTTGTTCTCCCACTCCACCCAAACTGCTCCTCTTGTCTTTTCTCGGCTTACTTTTCCTCTCTGTACATTCCCCAGACAACAACCATGGGTACAGTTTTCATACCTGCCAGACCTAGTGCCACCACTTCAGCCCCCCTGGACCATAGAAGCACCTCTCAAAGGCTAGATTTAATAAAAAGGACTGTAGATAGTAATTGATGCAGAACATATGGTCAATATCGCACAAAATAAACTGGACATAGTCAGTACAAGAGCTTTATGTATGACCCTAATACTCAATCCCTTTCAAAGGAGGAGTGgctgaaaaaaatgaacaaaaccaAAAGCAGTAACTCTAAATATTTCTctgctgtacatttatgtaatgtGACTGTACATATTGTTCATActgttctgatgtgtgtgtgggtgtggatgtgttgaCGCTAAATTGTAAATTTGTATGTTTAGATTACTCTGTCGATCTTGGCcaagtttcgtgtgtgtgtgtgtgtgtgtgtgtgtgtgtgtgtgtgtgtgtgtgtgtgtgtgtgtgtgttttatgtaaaaTTGCATATTTGTATAGGCCCTAATTGTTTATGTCACTTCAGATTATTCTATTGATCTTGGCCAGATCAGGACtcctttgtgtgcatgttttttttttcactgacaaCTATTTGGGAATGGGTCTGGTCGGGGCACAGTTAAACATTGTTGTTTTCGTTGTCATACAACCATTGAACATGGCCAacagtttgtgtgtttggtgtgttacttgcaataaaatgaaaatatttcttcaaaatgtcttttcatttatgaaaaaataTTTGTGTAAAATATGTAAGTTAACCTCGATCTATTCAGGAAGGTATCCCCTCTCATTTATTCAGCAGAGTAATCATTAACCAAGATACCTTATAAATAAATCTATAGCTTAATGGCATATCATTTGAAACATCTATAGGACTTTCAAAACTTTatcatgtgtgagattttttttaaaaatccattgTATAGCCTTTTTAGTGGCCACATTAAATGCAATAAGcttatttgtctttctgaaatTTTATCAGTAATATTGCTCAAACCACACTCAGACaagggcaaaaaaaagaaaaagaaaaaaaagcccagTATTGCACCCCTAGTGGTCTGTAGGTAAATAACACTCTTGGATGGGATTCGACCTAACCACCTTTACATATCACTTGATACTAAATGTTTGAAAATGAGTTAATGCATTATGCTATGAGTGGTAAATGTGCCAAAATACATGTACcagcttcttttctttctctttctcttccttcccccccttttcccctcttttcctccttcttttcttcctttttctttcttcccccctcttGCTAAACGAGTGTTCCCCTCGCCTAGCGCAGATGGTAGAGCGCTCGCTTAGCATGCGAGAGGTAGCGGGATCGATGCCCGCGTCCTCCAGTGGCTACCCTGCCTTTATGGTTGACCACCAACATGCTCAAGGGGATGGGCTGCACAGTTCATCCAGTCGAGCAGGCTAGAAGCACTGTACAGTTCATGACCACATGCTGGTGTCCCGGCACCCCTCTGCGGGCAAAACCCCGCGGCCCACGTGGGCCTCAAACCCACGACCCCGAGATCAAGAGCCTCATGCTCTACCGAGTGAGGTATCCGGGTAGCCGTGCTTGCCCCTGGACGCActcggagagagaggggtataggATCGAAGCCCCCATCAACTGGGCTTGCCTGTCGGCCACAACCGACTTGCTATCAAGGGGAAAACCTCCcgcccaacgtggggctcgaacccacgaccctgagattaagagtctcatgctctaccgactgagctagccgggcaaCCGCGCTTTTCCTCGGACGCAGTCGGTGAGAGGGCGCTGGGTTCCAGGCCCCCATCTACCGGCATAGCCCGTCGCCTACGACGGACTTGCAGTCAAGGGGAAAAGCTTAcgcccaacgtggggctcgaacccacgaccctgagattaagagtctcatgctctaccgactgagctagccgggcaaCCGCTAATGCTTGTGGACTCGCGCCGAGAGCGGGGCCCCAAGATGCGTGGCCCCAAGATGCGCGGCCCCATCAAAGTTGCCTGAGCGTCGGCCATAATGGACAGTCCCATCTACTACTAACGTTTTGGGGGACAGGATAAAAGGTGCCTGTGCAGTCTctgtggcgcaatcggttagcgcgttCGGCTGTTAACCGAAAGGTTGGTGGTTCGAGCCCACCCAGGGACGCTGCCCTTTTCTGTGCCAGAGGACATGACACACTTGTCGGTCCCAGTCCGGAGAACATTTCACTGGCGGGAAAAGCAAGAGGACCCCTTGTCAGGTTACGGCAGAGTTCCCAGAGCCCGCTGCATTCGTCTGCcacgatgggaggaggaggaggaggaggaggagggttgccagatggcacATAAACTGGCCCGTACGGGGATCGAACCCGCGACCTTGGCGTTATTAGCACCACGCTCTAACCAACTGAGCTAACCGGCCGTGGTAGTCCAAAGGTGACTACAAGGGGAGACATAGCCTGTCAAAAATGgcggtctggtccaaggtagtcagaagttGACGAGTTGGGACGATGCACTGCAAGGGCACAGCGGTGCTGGGATATGAAACTTTTTGTCGCTTTTGCCGCCTCCTGGTGGAGGGCAAAGGGGGACTAGCTCAGATGGTAGAGCGCTCGCTTAGCATGCGAGAGGTAGCGGGATCGATGCCCGCGTCCTCCAGTGGCTACCCTGCCTTTATGGTTGACCACCAACATGCTCAAGGGGATGGGCTGCACAGTTCATCCAGTCGAGCAGGCTAGAAGCACTGTACAGTTCATGACCACATGCTGGTGTCCCGGCACCCCTCTGCGGGCAAAACCCCGCGGCCCACGTGGGCCTCAAACCCACGACCCCGAGATCAAGAGCCTCATGCTCTACCGAGTGAGGTATCCGGGTAGCCGTGCTTGCCCCTGGACGCActcggagagagaggggtataggATCGAAGCCCCCATCAACTGGGCTTGCCTGTCGGCCACAACCGACTTGCTATCAAGGGGAAAACCTCCcgcccaacgtggggctcgaacccacgaccctgagattaagagtctcatgctctaccgactgagctagccgggcaaCCGCGCTTTTCCTCGGACGCAGTCGGTGAGAGGGCGCTGGGTTCCAGGCCCCCATCTACCGGCATAGCCCGTCGCCTACGACGGACTTGCAGTCAAGGGGAAAAGCTTAcgcccaacgtggggctcgaacccacgaccctgagattaagagtctcatgctctaccgactgagctagccgggcaaCCGCTAATGCTTG from Engraulis encrasicolus isolate BLACKSEA-1 chromosome 5, IST_EnEncr_1.0, whole genome shotgun sequence includes:
- the LOC134448269 gene encoding uncharacterized protein LOC134448269, yielding MICAETDTLAQPIRKDSDMPSTGEGTDITVLWAADLYRLQPCVSQLQMPALHAQTPRPPSPSLQPCVSQLHTPALLAQTPRPPSPSLQPCVSQLHTPALLAQTPRPPSSSLQPCVSQLHTPALLAQPPLAPSPSLQPCVSQLQTPAQPAQPPLPLSPSLQPCVSQLKTPALLAQTPRPPSPSLQSCLSQLKTPALLAQTPRPPSPSLQPCVSQLKTPALLAQTPRPPSPSLQPCVSQLQTPALLAQPPLAPSPSLQPCV